DNA sequence from the Nitrospira sp. genome:
AGAGTCTGTTCATAATCTTTTGAGGATGTTTTGATAATGTTCTCCTTTTCACCGCAAGAGGAGACGTTATGCGCCAGAGTTATCCAAGCGATATTAGCCGAGAGAAGTTCAATAGAATCCTGCCCATTTTGGAGCGTGCACGGAAGAAGACCCGCCCACGCTCGGTGGATTTATATGAGGTGTTCTGCGGCGTGACGTATGTACTCAAAAGTGGCTGTCAGTGGCGCATGCTGCCGAGAGAATTCCCTAAATGGCGCACCTGTCACAGCTATTTCCAGCAATGGAGCGAACCGCAGGAACGCGGTATCAGCCTCTTGGAGGAAGCCTTAAAAAAATGTGGTTGGCGCGGTGAGACAACACAATGGTCGGAACGACAAAACCAGCTTCATCATCGTTGATGCACAGAGCGTGAAGAACACTGATACCGCCGAGGAAAAAGGTTATGACGGCGGCAAGCTGGTATCGGGCATCAAGCGTCATATCGCGGTGGATACGCAAGGTTTGCCACACGCGATTCACATCACCACAGCGAATGTGACCGACAGGGCAGGAGCACTGGAGGCGTTCAGCCTGCACCAAACCACGCTCTCTGATGTCAAAAACGTGCTGGCAGATGCGGGCTACACGGGTGAGAAATTTGCCGATGCCGTGCGGAACATCCTCGGGTGTCCCGTCGCAATCGCCAAGCGCAGCGAACTCCACACCTTCGCCGTCATCCCCAAACGATG
Encoded proteins:
- a CDS encoding IS5 family transposase (programmed frameshift) is translated as MRQSYPSDISREKFNRILPILERARKKTRPRSVDLYEVFCGVTYVLKSGCQWRMLPREFPKWRTCHSYFQQWSEPQERGISLLEEALKNVVGAVRQHNGRNDKTSFIIVDAQSVKNTDTAEEKGYDGGKLVSGIKRHIAVDTQGLPHAIHITTANVTDRAGALEAFSLHQTTLSDVKNVLADAGYTGEKFADAVRNILGCPVAIAKRSELHTFAVIPKRWVVERSFAWLEKCRRLWKNCERKLATSLNMAVLAFLVLLLKRF